From Oscillospiraceae bacterium CM, a single genomic window includes:
- a CDS encoding VCBS repeat-containing protein encodes MNGNLGERRIYNSINGQRVFLLDYKRGDVTGDGVPDNVYLYGNKPGGPSSPFADNITLVIQDGRYNQAKAVAPRCTAGYHAQLFLGDFDQDLTCDIQVSLEAGGSGGYIYSTVYSYKKQILRELFDSEAFNSHFQYVVDYHDFYRVSVTSGQYNRLFFLDISGSVSDGANNPYGPDGRLLRPTSGSVLPLGALTPIANSETGDYFDLLAAQRIIGLTNADTLGTVENLLTWDGQRFALKAMSVSIPGVPLTKNV; translated from the coding sequence ATGAACGGCAATCTCGGGGAACGCAGAATTTACAACAGCATTAACGGTCAACGTGTCTTTTTGCTTGATTACAAGCGCGGCGACGTCACGGGTGACGGTGTACCCGATAACGTCTATCTCTACGGCAATAAGCCGGGCGGTCCAAGCAGCCCTTTTGCCGACAATATCACACTCGTCATTCAGGACGGGCGATACAATCAAGCAAAGGCCGTCGCACCCCGCTGCACGGCCGGTTATCATGCGCAGCTCTTCCTTGGCGATTTCGACCAAGACCTGACGTGTGATATCCAAGTCAGTCTTGAAGCCGGCGGAAGCGGCGGGTATATCTATAGCACCGTTTATTCCTACAAAAAACAAATCCTGCGGGAGCTGTTTGATTCTGAAGCCTTTAACAGCCATTTTCAGTATGTGGTGGATTATCACGACTTTTACCGTGTCAGCGTCACAAGCGGGCAATACAACAGGCTGTTTTTTCTCGATATCTCGGGCTCTGTCAGTGATGGCGCCAATAACCCCTACGGCCCGGACGGCAGGCTCCTGCGACCGACCTCCGGCAGTGTCCTGCCGCTCGGGGCGCTGACTCCGATTGCAAACAGTGAGACAGGTGATTATTTTGACCTTCTAGCCGCACAGCGCATCATCGGCCTGACAAACGCCGACACACTGGGGACGGTTGAAAATCTGCTGACGTGGGACGGCCAGCGTTTTGCCTTAAAAGCTATGTCTGTCTCCATCCCGGGCGTTCCGCTGACGAAAAACGTATAG
- a CDS encoding TetR/AcrR family transcriptional regulator → MSPRNEEQNMQIKDERREQILSAALKVFAKKGFAASKISDIVAAAGVSHGLFYHYFKSKEDVFYELLKLAITSSTQAILMVNNMPISPLEKVRQTAKYILGGIESFEDSAYYFLIVIHAFVMDAPAEIKALTENPNLQIFSKIVRDGQQTGEIREGDPDGMTMTFFAAIQGLAMYKLALQNFKMPDPEILVSMLRKA, encoded by the coding sequence ATGAGTCCTCGTAACGAAGAACAAAACATGCAAATCAAGGATGAGCGCCGCGAACAGATTTTGTCGGCAGCACTCAAGGTTTTTGCCAAAAAAGGCTTTGCCGCTTCTAAAATCAGCGATATCGTCGCCGCGGCCGGCGTGAGCCACGGGCTTTTCTATCACTATTTTAAATCAAAAGAAGATGTTTTTTATGAGCTGCTGAAACTGGCGATCACATCGTCAACCCAGGCGATTTTGATGGTAAATAACATGCCGATTTCACCGCTGGAAAAGGTACGGCAGACGGCAAAGTATATCCTCGGCGGCATTGAGAGCTTTGAAGATTCGGCGTATTATTTTTTGATCGTGATACATGCTTTTGTGATGGATGCTCCCGCTGAAATCAAAGCACTGACGGAGAATCCAAATCTTCAGATATTTTCGAAAATCGTCCGCGACGGGCAGCAGACCGGCGAGATCAGGGAAGGAGACCCCGACGGCATGACGATGACCTTTTTCGCGGCGATTCAGGGGCTTGCGATGTATAAGCTGGCCTTGCAGAATTTTAAAATGCCAGACCCGGAAATACTCGTCAGCATGCTCCGGAAAGCGTAA
- the deoC gene encoding deoxyribose-phosphate aldolase, with translation MDIREILASVDHTRLAVDSTWEDIKALCDDAVSFQTASVCIPPAFVAKAKAYVGTRMKVCTVIGFPTGYATTTAKVFETQNAVQNGADEIDMVIHIGSVKAGEVGNVQREISAVKEACDGRVLKVIIETCLLTEAEKIAMCRAVTDGGADFIKTSTGFSTGGATFDDIRLLRRYIGPDVKIKASGGIRSLEDAAEFLRLGCARLGTSQIVRLLKETGESAWNTAHY, from the coding sequence ATGGATATACGGGAAATACTGGCGTCGGTCGACCATACGAGGCTTGCCGTTGACAGCACGTGGGAGGACATCAAAGCGCTGTGTGACGACGCCGTCTCGTTTCAAACGGCCAGCGTTTGTATCCCGCCCGCCTTTGTCGCCAAAGCCAAAGCATACGTTGGCACGCGCATGAAGGTCTGCACCGTCATCGGCTTTCCCACCGGCTACGCCACCACGACCGCTAAGGTTTTCGAAACGCAGAACGCCGTTCAAAACGGGGCTGATGAAATCGATATGGTTATTCATATCGGCTCTGTCAAGGCTGGAGAGGTCGGCAATGTGCAGCGGGAAATCAGCGCCGTGAAAGAAGCCTGCGACGGGCGTGTCCTGAAGGTCATTATTGAAACATGCCTTCTGACAGAGGCAGAAAAGATCGCCATGTGCCGCGCCGTGACAGATGGGGGTGCCGACTTCATCAAAACCTCAACGGGCTTTTCAACGGGCGGCGCGACGTTTGACGATATCCGCCTCTTAAGGCGTTATATTGGCCCGGATGTCAAAATCAAGGCCTCTGGCGGTATCAGAAGCCTGGAAGACGCCGCCGAATTTTTGCGCCTTGGCTGTGCGCGTTTAGGAACGAGCCAAATTGTCAGGCTTTTGAAAGAAACGGGGGAGTCGGCATGGAATACAGCGCATTATTAA
- a CDS encoding NAD(P)/FAD-dependent oxidoreductase, with the protein MKKVLIIGAGIAGLTCGIYAQKNGFETEIYELHTIPGGECTGWDRKGYHFDGCLHWLVGTRPGTSLHTIWRETGALDDGVDIIDFDVFMHYIDGDKEVNFYTNADKLEKHLITIAPEDKRAIKKLCAALRRMGSFGMPIDKPMDLMTGGDGLRFAVKNLGSLSPVRRYSAMSMEELVSSFKNPLLKKAMLAFIPEHYTAMAFISTLAGMNAGDCGYPRGGSRALARRMAQKFLSLGGKVFYNCKVDKILVEGGKATGIRLADGREVRADHVVSCADGYDTLTRLLDDKLTPPVYQKLFRQPKMYPTMTSALVFLGVDADIPYTYRGMQVRRDKAFTAGGITSESAMITHYGFDGTMAPAGKTVFGCYYLANFDYWNALYSDKEKYEAEKIKLLKG; encoded by the coding sequence ATGAAAAAGGTACTCATCATCGGCGCGGGTATCGCGGGGCTCACCTGCGGCATTTACGCGCAGAAAAACGGCTTTGAAACGGAAATCTATGAGCTGCACACGATCCCTGGTGGCGAGTGCACCGGCTGGGACAGGAAGGGGTACCATTTTGACGGCTGCCTTCATTGGCTTGTCGGCACAAGGCCGGGCACATCGCTTCATACGATCTGGCGCGAGACGGGCGCTTTGGACGATGGCGTTGACATCATCGACTTTGACGTTTTTATGCACTATATCGATGGGGATAAAGAAGTCAATTTCTACACAAATGCCGACAAGCTGGAAAAGCATTTGATTACCATCGCGCCTGAGGATAAACGCGCGATTAAAAAGCTGTGCGCCGCGCTGCGCCGGATGGGCAGCTTCGGCATGCCGATTGACAAGCCGATGGATTTGATGACAGGCGGCGATGGGCTGAGATTCGCGGTAAAAAACCTCGGCAGCCTTTCGCCGGTCAGGCGCTATAGCGCCATGTCGATGGAAGAGCTCGTCTCGTCGTTCAAAAATCCGCTGCTCAAAAAAGCGATGCTGGCCTTTATCCCGGAGCATTACACGGCAATGGCGTTTATCTCCACGCTGGCGGGGATGAATGCGGGGGACTGCGGCTATCCGCGCGGCGGCTCCCGCGCGCTGGCCCGGCGTATGGCGCAAAAGTTCTTGTCCCTCGGCGGCAAAGTGTTTTACAATTGCAAGGTCGATAAAATTCTTGTGGAGGGCGGTAAAGCCACGGGCATTCGGCTGGCCGACGGGCGCGAGGTCAGAGCCGACCATGTCGTTTCCTGCGCCGACGGGTACGATACGCTGACGCGTCTGCTGGATGACAAATTGACGCCGCCCGTTTATCAGAAGCTATTCAGGCAGCCTAAAATGTATCCGACGATGACAAGCGCCCTCGTTTTCCTCGGCGTGGACGCCGATATTCCGTATACTTATAGGGGCATGCAAGTGCGGCGCGACAAGGCGTTTACGGCAGGCGGCATCACGAGCGAGAGCGCCATGATCACCCATTATGGGTTTGACGGCACGATGGCACCGGCGGGCAAAACCGTTTTCGGCTGTTACTACCTCGCCAACTTTGATTATTGGAACGCGCTATATAGCGACAAGGAAAAATATGAAGCCGAGAAGATAAAACTGTTAAAAGGTTGA
- a CDS encoding FAD-dependent oxidoreductase, producing the protein MSLNSQYMLDPPQPDNPTPEDRHLLFKTALKQKGWPGDFKAILMRMAPPVPVTSLAQPGIFRGVRVGIAGGGLAGLSAAYELRKLGFDITVFDALTDRVGGRVYTYAFGNQPGLIGEFGPMRIPVSHETVWHYIREFRLSTYPFIQSNPNSFIYLKNIRVRNDADGRNVQSFIYPKYALNPRERAMSWQKLLYAGTDAHLLRASQRARLEILETKAHYAPETLDWINKTSLTLMEEGGLSQAAINLVSNFAPLLDGNLYSSFIDYIQESYPADLSYLYAIDGGTARLPSAFYQSFFTENPYGSLRQSPIGRVTYRPGCLIRAIAADGGGRGVTLCYDNLSDHTGQYETFDYLVCALPFSTLRNVTVTPLFSGQKMRAIREVNYTPSQKMLLCCRERFWEKQGIFGGGSYSDLPVASLWYPSDSARRLRAPNETADFAENLSPAPGVLIGSYNFNLDTTRLFNQFSGVLSAEVLQNVAAVHGLTAEAVTESVLALKTVNWNQEPTFRGALCFYTPAQKRLFAADMALPEYDNRVFFAGEHVAAVHRWMQGALQTGMQAANDLVLSALSHHRVSDRYLYE; encoded by the coding sequence ATGAGTCTGAACAGCCAATATATGCTTGACCCGCCACAGCCGGATAACCCGACACCGGAAGACAGACACCTGCTGTTTAAAACCGCACTGAAGCAGAAGGGCTGGCCCGGCGACTTTAAAGCAATTCTTATGCGAATGGCACCGCCCGTGCCGGTCACTTCGCTCGCCCAACCGGGAATCTTCCGGGGTGTTCGCGTGGGGATCGCGGGCGGAGGTCTGGCCGGTCTTTCCGCCGCCTACGAGCTGCGCAAGTTGGGGTTTGATATCACCGTGTTTGACGCGCTGACCGACCGCGTCGGCGGGCGTGTTTATACATATGCCTTTGGCAATCAGCCTGGGCTCATCGGTGAATTTGGCCCTATGCGCATCCCCGTTTCCCACGAGACAGTCTGGCATTACATCCGAGAATTTCGGCTTTCAACGTATCCTTTTATTCAGTCGAACCCAAACAGCTTTATCTATTTGAAGAATATCCGTGTCCGAAACGACGCGGACGGCCGCAACGTACAGTCGTTTATTTACCCGAAATATGCGCTCAATCCGCGAGAACGTGCCATGAGCTGGCAAAAGCTCTTATATGCCGGGACAGACGCACATCTTCTGCGCGCGTCCCAGCGCGCGCGCCTGGAGATTCTTGAGACAAAAGCGCATTACGCACCCGAAACGCTTGATTGGATCAACAAGACGAGCCTCACCTTAATGGAAGAAGGCGGCCTCAGTCAGGCCGCCATCAATCTTGTGTCAAACTTCGCGCCCCTTTTGGACGGAAATTTATACAGCAGCTTTATTGACTACATTCAGGAAAGCTATCCGGCGGACTTGTCGTATCTCTATGCCATAGACGGCGGCACAGCGCGCCTCCCGTCAGCCTTTTACCAGTCTTTTTTTACTGAAAACCCATATGGTTCGCTTCGCCAATCCCCTATTGGGCGCGTTACCTACCGGCCCGGCTGCCTTATCCGTGCCATTGCTGCAGACGGCGGCGGCCGTGGCGTCACGCTTTGTTATGACAATCTTTCAGACCATACCGGTCAATACGAAACTTTTGACTATCTCGTCTGCGCGCTGCCGTTTTCAACATTACGTAACGTAACCGTCACACCGCTCTTTTCCGGCCAAAAAATGCGCGCCATCCGGGAGGTCAATTACACGCCGTCTCAAAAAATGCTGCTGTGCTGCCGTGAACGCTTCTGGGAAAAGCAAGGGATTTTCGGCGGTGGGTCGTATTCCGATCTGCCGGTGGCCTCGCTCTGGTATCCGTCGGACAGTGCGCGGCGCCTGCGCGCCCCAAATGAGACGGCCGACTTTGCCGAGAACCTGAGTCCGGCGCCCGGCGTTCTGATTGGCAGCTATAACTTTAACCTCGATACCACACGTCTTTTCAATCAGTTTAGCGGCGTCTTGTCGGCGGAAGTACTTCAAAACGTAGCCGCTGTCCACGGTTTAACGGCGGAAGCTGTCACTGAATCGGTCTTGGCTCTTAAAACCGTCAACTGGAATCAGGAACCGACCTTCCGTGGGGCGCTCTGCTTTTATACGCCCGCACAGAAGCGTCTCTTCGCCGCCGACATGGCACTGCCGGAATATGATAACCGTGTTTTTTTTGCGGGGGAACATGTTGCCGCCGTCCACCGCTGGATGCAAGGAGCACTTCAGACGGGCATGCAGGCGGCAAATGACCTTGTTTTGTCGGCGCTTTCACACCACCGCGTGTCTGATCGATATCTTTATGAGTGA
- the cdd gene encoding cytidine deaminase — protein MEYSALLKMAVMARGASYAPYSHFTVGAALLCTDGSVYTGANIENAAQTPTVCAERVAIFKAVSEGKRSFKAIAVSGGKDREAPDAAVSPCGVCRQVMLEFCDVGNFDVIVAGASGEPTTYRLDTLIPLAFGPEKLV, from the coding sequence ATGGAATACAGCGCATTATTAAAGATGGCAGTGATGGCCCGAGGCGCGTCGTACGCGCCATATTCGCACTTTACTGTGGGGGCGGCGCTGCTCTGCACGGACGGCTCTGTTTACACAGGGGCCAATATTGAAAACGCGGCGCAGACGCCGACGGTCTGCGCCGAGCGTGTGGCAATTTTTAAGGCCGTCTCCGAAGGGAAACGAAGCTTTAAGGCCATCGCCGTTTCCGGCGGCAAAGATCGTGAGGCGCCGGATGCGGCGGTTTCGCCTTGTGGCGTCTGCCGCCAGGTCATGCTGGAATTTTGCGACGTCGGGAATTTTGACGTCATCGTCGCGGGCGCGAGCGGGGAGCCGACGACTTACCGGCTTGACACGCTCATACCGCTCGCCTTCGGCCCGGAAAAGCTCGTGTAA